From a region of the Pseudanabaena sp. ABRG5-3 genome:
- a CDS encoding ferredoxin — translation MDNLPVHTAEPLSTGLEPDISDRSGFEPELGGELRQNAVFVDETVCIGCGHCAHTASGTFFLEQEYGRARVIAQDGDEEDLVQEAIDTCPVDCIAWVNYNDLNKLEEARKNQIIRNLGIIGDGSALRRSINQ, via the coding sequence ATGGATAATTTGCCTGTTCATACAGCAGAACCATTATCCACGGGTTTAGAGCCAGATATTAGCGATCGCTCTGGCTTTGAACCCGAACTGGGTGGTGAGTTGCGACAAAATGCAGTATTTGTCGATGAAACTGTATGTATCGGTTGTGGACATTGCGCCCATACAGCTAGTGGTACTTTCTTTTTAGAACAGGAATATGGACGCGCAAGGGTCATTGCCCAAGATGGCGATGAAGAAGATCTAGTACAGGAAGCGATTGATACTTGCCCTGTAGACTGCATTGCTTGGGTTAACTACAACGACCTCAACAAGCTAGAAGAAGCTAGAAAAAATCAAATCATCAGAAATTTAGGAATCATAGGTGATGGCTCAGCCTTAAGGCGCTCCATTAACCAATAA
- a CDS encoding RNA recognition motif domain-containing protein produces the protein MSIYVGNLSYEVTEDDLKAVFAEYGKITRVHLPIDRESGRPRGFAFVEMTDEKEEDAAIEALDEAEWMGRSLKVNKAKPRESSDSFGGGRGGFKGGGGRPSGGGGRRY, from the coding sequence ATGTCTATTTATGTTGGTAATCTCTCTTATGAGGTTACAGAAGATGATTTAAAAGCCGTATTTGCAGAATATGGCAAAATCACTCGTGTTCATTTACCCATTGATCGCGAATCTGGTCGCCCACGCGGTTTCGCTTTTGTGGAAATGACTGATGAAAAAGAAGAAGATGCAGCGATCGAAGCACTCGATGAAGCAGAATGGATGGGTCGTTCACTCAAGGTGAACAAAGCTAAGCCTCGTGAAAGTTCTGACTCCTTTGGTGGCGGCAGAGGCGGCTTTAAGGGCGGCGGTGGTCGTCCTTCAGGTGGCGGCGGTCGTCGTTACTAA